A window of Hevea brasiliensis isolate MT/VB/25A 57/8 chromosome 14, ASM3005281v1, whole genome shotgun sequence contains these coding sequences:
- the LOC131173160 gene encoding beta-glucosidase 13-like: MALATKHSLLLLGILVFFISLSAYTKPAMADDDDDDDIPADFSRKYFPDGFIFGTATSAYQIEGAANKSGRGPSVWDTFTHETPERILDHSNGDIAVDFYHHFREDIKNVKNMGFDAFRLSISWTRIIPSGRRREGVNQEGIDFYNDVINEIIKNDLKPFVTIFHWDTPQALEDKYGGFLSSNIVNDYRDYADLLFEKFGDRVQYWMTFNEPWALSGFAYDDGIFAPGRCSYWVNHQCPAGNSATEPYVVAHHLLLAHAAAVQVYREKYKKNQNGQIGITLFTFWFEPLSNRTVDIEASKTALDFMFGLWMDPLTYGRYPRRVRDLVGDRLLTFTDEETNLLRKSYDFIGLQYYTSYYAKPNYTVDPEYIRYKTDSHVNVTAYDYDGNLIGPQAYSPWFYIFPKGIRNLLNYTKDRYDDPVIYITENGVDNANNETESIDDALKDQFRIDYYRMHLWKALESLNNYTVNVKGYFAWSYLDNFEWNIGYTSRFGLYYVDYKDSQLKRYAKHSATWFHGFLNNALSKKSQPLNKITGQVTSGNSRKLGKYYIM; this comes from the exons ATGGCTTTGGCTACTAAACACTCTCTTCTGCTGTTAGGGATTCTCGTCTTCTTCATAAGCTTGTCAGCTTATACTAAGCCAGCAAtggcagatgatgatgatgatgatgatatccCTGCAGATTTTAGCCGTAAGTATTTTCCAGATGGCTTTATTTTTGGGACTGCCACTTCTGCTTACCAG ATTGAAGGTGCAGCGAACAAATCAGGCAGAGGACCCAGTGTCTGGGACACATTTACCCATGAGACTCCAG AGAGGATATTAGATCACAGCAATGGAGACATAGCAGTTGATTTCTATCATCACTTCCGG GAAGAtataaaaaatgtgaaaaacatgGGGTTTGATGCTTTCAGATTATCCATTTCATGGACTAGAATTATACCTA gtgGAAGGAGACGTGAAGGAGTGAATCAAGAAGGGATTGATTTTTACAATGAtgttattaatgaaattataaaaaatg ACCTAAAACCTTTTGTTACAATTTTTCATTGGGATACTCCTCAAGCCCTTGAGGACAAGTATGGTGGCTTTTTAAGCTCCAATATTGT GAATGATTATCGTGATTATGCGGATCTTCTCTTTGAAAAATTTGGTGATCGAGTGCAATATTGGATGACTTTCAATGAACCTTGGGCTCTTAGTGGATTTGCCTATGATGATGGAATTTTTGCCCCTGGTCGATGCTCATATTGGGTGAATCATCAATGTCCTGCTGGAAATTCAGCCACTGAACCTTATGTGGTTGCACATCATTTACTCCTTGCTCATGCTGCCGCTGTACAAGTATATCGAGAAAAGTACAAG AAAAATCAAAATGGCCAGATTGGGATAACACTTTTTACCTTTTGGTTTGAACCTCTCTCCAATAGAACAGTTGATATCGAAGCATCCAAAACAGCTCtagatttcatgtttggatt gtgGATGGATCCGCTAACCTATGGTCGATACCCAAGAAGAGTTCGAGATTTAGTTGGAGATAGATTGCTCACATTTACTGATGAAGAAACTAATTTGCTCAGAAAATCATATGATTTTATTGGGTTACAATACTACACTTCATATTATGCAAAACCCAATTATACAGTTGATCCAGAATACATCAGATATAAAACTGATAGTCATGTTAATGTAACTG CTTATGATTATGATGGTAATCTCATTGGTCCACAG GCTTACTCACCTTGGTTTTACATTTTTCCGAAAGGTATCCGAAATCTGTTGAACTATACCAAAGACAGATATGATGATCCAGTAATTTATATTACTGAGAATG GGGTTGACAATGCCAATAACGAAACTGAAAGTATTGACGACGCGCTTAAGGATCAATTTAGAATAGACTACTACCGAATGCATTTATGGAAAGCATTGGAATCTCTCAA TAATTACACTGTTAATGTCAAAGGTTACTTTGCATGGTCATATTTGGACAACTTCGAATGGAATATTGGTTACACTTCAAGGTTTGGTTTATACTATGTAGACTACAAAGATAGCCAGCTGAAAAGATATGCTAAGCATTCAGCTACATGGTTCCACGGTTTTCTGAACAATGCACTCTCTAAGAAGTCACAGCCTTTAAACAAGATCACCGGCCAAGTTACTTCAGGGAACTCAAGGAAGCTTGGCAAATACTACATAATGTGA